Proteins encoded within one genomic window of Cellulomonas flavigena DSM 20109:
- a CDS encoding DUF3817 domain-containing protein codes for MSSDPTSTGPTSAGVPSTEPVGADPTGGPAAGPPDPAAWARKARGALTRYRVMAWITGTMLLLLCVEMVAKYVLHTGGYDAEGEPIGLLGSWVAFAHGWIYVLYLVAVFDLWATLRWRLGRLASMAAAGVVPVMSFILERRVHRDAQARIDAAAPQA; via the coding sequence GTGAGCAGCGATCCGACGAGCACCGGGCCGACGAGCGCCGGGGTGCCGAGCACGGAACCGGTCGGCGCCGACCCGACGGGCGGCCCGGCGGCCGGCCCACCCGACCCGGCCGCGTGGGCCCGCAAGGCCCGGGGTGCGCTGACCCGCTACCGCGTCATGGCGTGGATCACGGGCACGATGCTGCTCCTGCTGTGCGTCGAGATGGTCGCCAAGTACGTGCTGCACACCGGCGGTTACGACGCCGAGGGTGAGCCGATCGGCCTGCTCGGCTCGTGGGTCGCGTTCGCGCACGGCTGGATCTACGTGCTCTACCTCGTCGCCGTCTTCGACCTGTGGGCGACGCTGCGCTGGCGGCTGGGGCGGCTGGCCTCGATGGCGGCCGCGGGCGTCGTTCCGGTGATGTCGTTCATCCTCGAGCGGCGTGTGCACCGTGACGCGCAGGCGCGCATCGACGCAGCCGCGCCGCAGGCCTGA
- a CDS encoding PspC domain-containing protein yields MDTQTPAGPDAGTPGTTPGTGPGPHPGTTPPPAPNGFWAGVRRTGLYRSDERWVGGVAGGLAARIGVDPLIVRGVLAVSFLLGGLGLLLYGVAWALLPDARDNRILLERLGAGDADGALLGSLAFVVVGLARGDGWWWFWDGSGAVGGTLWLLFVVGVVALVVSSQKRNAAARQAAPAWGTPTAAASAPAAGGPTATLPLPTSSVGVADAPAPYGPPAPPSYGPPAPPAPPFGGAPVLPAPPAPPRPPRRSADAATVGAVVGLSIVGLGALLLADRVGAYDGPLWITAGGIALVVAGLGIVTLGLRGRSSGFVGFLAVAGLLVWVPTALVHQTEWSDGLRGWESEGRAQDVTATSRTVAAAGWDLGAGTSRIDLTGVPLDDEVLRVPIAIGAGQLTVVVPREAAVQADVTAGLGSVRVELDDDVHEQSGVGLGDLTYLDDDAEAGSPNLVLEISSGVGEVRIIEEDAA; encoded by the coding sequence ATGGACACGCAGACTCCCGCCGGCCCCGACGCCGGCACCCCGGGCACGACGCCCGGCACGGGTCCCGGACCGCACCCGGGCACCACGCCCCCGCCCGCACCGAACGGCTTCTGGGCCGGTGTGCGCCGCACGGGGCTGTACCGCTCCGACGAGCGCTGGGTCGGCGGCGTCGCCGGCGGCCTGGCCGCTCGCATCGGCGTCGACCCGCTCATCGTCCGCGGGGTCCTGGCCGTGTCGTTCCTGCTGGGCGGGCTCGGGCTCCTGCTCTACGGCGTGGCGTGGGCGCTGCTGCCCGACGCCCGCGACAACCGCATCCTGCTCGAGCGGCTCGGCGCGGGCGATGCGGACGGCGCGCTGCTCGGCTCGTTGGCGTTCGTCGTCGTCGGCCTCGCCCGCGGCGACGGCTGGTGGTGGTTCTGGGACGGCAGCGGCGCCGTGGGTGGCACGCTGTGGCTGTTGTTCGTCGTCGGCGTCGTCGCGCTCGTCGTGAGCTCCCAGAAGCGCAACGCCGCAGCGCGCCAGGCGGCCCCCGCGTGGGGCACGCCGACGGCGGCCGCGAGCGCGCCGGCCGCCGGTGGGCCGACGGCCACGCTGCCGCTGCCCACGTCGTCCGTCGGCGTCGCCGACGCTCCGGCGCCGTACGGCCCCCCGGCGCCGCCCTCGTACGGGCCGCCGGCACCGCCCGCACCGCCGTTCGGCGGCGCACCGGTGCTCCCGGCGCCTCCCGCGCCGCCGCGTCCACCCCGGCGCAGCGCGGACGCCGCGACCGTCGGCGCCGTCGTGGGACTGAGCATCGTGGGCCTCGGCGCGCTGCTGCTGGCCGACCGGGTCGGCGCCTACGACGGCCCGCTGTGGATCACCGCCGGCGGCATCGCGCTCGTCGTGGCGGGCCTGGGCATCGTGACGCTGGGTCTGCGCGGGCGCAGCAGCGGGTTCGTCGGCTTCCTCGCGGTGGCGGGCCTGCTCGTGTGGGTCCCGACCGCGCTGGTGCACCAGACGGAGTGGTCCGACGGTCTGCGCGGCTGGGAGAGCGAGGGCCGCGCGCAGGACGTCACGGCGACGAGCCGCACCGTCGCCGCGGCCGGGTGGGACCTGGGCGCGGGCACGTCACGCATCGACCTCACCGGCGTCCCGCTCGACGACGAGGTCCTGCGGGTGCCGATCGCGATCGGCGCCGGCCAGCTGACGGTCGTCGTCCCGCGCGAGGCGGCGGTGCAGGCCGACGTGACCGCGGGCCTCGGGTCCGTGCGCGTCGAGCTCGACGACGACGTGCACGAGCAGAGCGGCGTCGGCCTCGGCGACCTGACGTACCTGGACGACGACGCCGAGGCCGGCTCGCCGAACCTCGTGCTCGAGATCAGCTCGGGCGTCGGCGAGGTCCGCATCATCGAGGAGGACGCAGCATGA
- a CDS encoding glycosyltransferase family 4 protein, whose translation MTRRRASTQPRRRPETGGLPVRIVHVSDCFAPRTGGIETQVGDLARHQVRAGHEVHVLTATLGEGGERGGVVDLEDGVHVHRLGTRLPFDLPVNPLAGPRLVRHALREVGPDVVHVHAGVLSPFAFDGVRVATAERLPTAITWHCMLDGTVGVAGPVVRRTRWRRVPAALSAVSGAAAQRVREVFDRRVDVVPNGIDVGVWAPRVAPAPDPSAPLHLVATMRLAPRKRAVPLVDLVADAVRRLPPGALRLTLVGDGPAREPVRSRVAAAGLQDVVDLRGRLPREEVRALYAHADVFLAPARLESFGIAALEARTAGLVVLAHAGTGVGEFVTDGVDGYLVADDAGMSDAVVRLAQDRGLLATMRRRAVSVPPPFDWAHVMAAADAQYARAAQLVTSATPA comes from the coding sequence GTGACGCGCAGGCGCGCATCGACGCAGCCGCGCCGCAGGCCTGAGACGGGCGGCCTGCCTGTGCGGATCGTCCACGTCTCCGACTGCTTCGCGCCCCGTACGGGCGGCATCGAGACGCAGGTGGGGGACCTCGCGCGGCACCAGGTGCGTGCCGGTCATGAGGTGCACGTCCTCACGGCGACCCTCGGCGAGGGCGGGGAGCGCGGGGGTGTGGTCGACCTCGAGGACGGCGTGCACGTGCACCGGCTCGGCACGCGGCTGCCGTTCGACCTGCCGGTGAACCCGCTCGCCGGGCCGCGCCTGGTCCGGCACGCGCTGCGCGAGGTCGGCCCCGACGTGGTGCACGTGCACGCCGGCGTCCTCTCGCCGTTCGCGTTCGACGGCGTGCGCGTCGCGACCGCGGAACGGCTGCCGACCGCGATCACGTGGCACTGCATGCTCGACGGCACCGTGGGGGTCGCCGGCCCGGTCGTGCGGCGCACCCGGTGGCGGCGCGTGCCGGCGGCGCTCAGCGCGGTGAGCGGCGCTGCCGCGCAACGCGTGCGCGAGGTGTTCGACCGCCGCGTCGACGTGGTGCCCAACGGCATCGACGTCGGGGTGTGGGCCCCGAGGGTCGCGCCCGCGCCCGACCCGTCGGCGCCGCTGCACCTCGTCGCCACGATGCGCCTGGCCCCGCGCAAGCGCGCGGTCCCGCTCGTCGACCTCGTCGCGGACGCCGTGCGTCGCCTGCCGCCGGGTGCTCTGCGGCTCACGCTCGTGGGGGACGGGCCGGCCCGGGAGCCGGTGCGGTCACGCGTCGCCGCCGCCGGGCTGCAGGACGTCGTCGACCTGCGCGGACGGCTGCCGCGCGAGGAGGTGCGCGCGCTGTACGCCCACGCGGACGTGTTCCTCGCCCCCGCCCGGCTGGAGTCGTTCGGCATCGCGGCGCTCGAGGCGCGCACCGCCGGGCTCGTGGTGCTCGCGCACGCCGGCACGGGTGTGGGGGAGTTCGTCACCGACGGCGTCGACGGCTACCTCGTCGCGGACGACGCGGGCATGAGCGACGCCGTGGTGCGCCTCGCGCAGGACCGCGGGCTCCTGGCCACGATGCGCCGCCGCGCCGTGTCCGTGCCGCCGCCGTTCGACTGGGCGCACGTGATGGCAGCCGCGGACGCGCAGTACGCGCGTGCCGCGCAGCTGGTGACCTCCGCCACGCCCGCCTGA
- a CDS encoding DUF3592 domain-containing protein translates to MTPSLVVPLVFAAFVLLVAVGLLVGGVQLLRRAARTPRTRVPVEAVVVHRTSHRRPASVTFDHAVPGGWMRTTRVEGLPVTVPGGRVAQPGDHITVWAHPQNPADVRLGAGSTPAGPFGVMLVLMGVGATGLALWFVTMTVMMLR, encoded by the coding sequence GTGACACCGTCGCTCGTCGTGCCGCTCGTGTTCGCGGCGTTCGTCCTGCTCGTGGCCGTCGGGCTGCTGGTCGGCGGCGTGCAGCTGCTGCGCCGCGCGGCCCGGACGCCGCGGACGCGGGTGCCCGTCGAGGCCGTCGTGGTGCACCGCACGTCGCACCGGCGGCCGGCGAGCGTGACGTTCGACCACGCGGTGCCCGGCGGTTGGATGCGGACCACACGCGTCGAAGGGCTGCCCGTGACCGTCCCGGGGGGTCGGGTCGCGCAGCCGGGCGACCACATCACGGTGTGGGCGCACCCGCAGAACCCGGCCGACGTGCGTCTGGGGGCCGGGTCCACACCCGCGGGGCCGTTCGGGGTGATGCTCGTGCTCATGGGCGTGGGCGCGACCGGGCTCGCGCTGTGGTTCGTGACGATGACGGTCATGATGCTGCGCTGA
- the guaA gene encoding glutamine-hydrolyzing GMP synthase has translation MTQTSDPAAPTQPTQHRPVLVVDFGAQYAQLIARRVREANVYSEIVPHTASVQDMLAKDPAAIILSGGPSSVYADGAPFVGPELFEAGVPVLGICYGFQAMAQALGGTVAQTGQREYGGTAVEITTTGTVLEGSPDAQTVWMSHGDAVHAAPEGFEVLATSAGSPVAAFEDRERRLYGVQWHPEVKHSPLGQAAIENFLYRGAGLAPDWNPGNVIAEQVERIRAQVGDARVICGLSGGVDSSVAAALVQRAVGDQLTCVFVDHGLLRAGEAEQVEQDFVAATGVQLKVVDARERFLTALAGVTDPETKRKIIGREFIRVFEDAARQVVEDAGAHGEAVEFLVQGTLYPDVVESGGGEGAANIKSHHNVGGLPDDLQFELVEPLRTLFKDEVRAVGLELGVPEVIVWRQPFPGPGLGIRIVGEVTAERLDTLRAADAIAREELTRAGLDREIWQCPVVLLGDVRSVGVQGDGRTYGHPIVLRPVSSEDAMTADWTRLPYDVLATISTRITNEVPEVNRVVLDVTSKPPGTIEWE, from the coding sequence GTGACGCAGACTTCCGACCCTGCCGCGCCCACCCAGCCCACCCAGCACCGGCCGGTCCTCGTCGTCGACTTCGGTGCGCAGTACGCGCAGCTCATCGCTCGGCGCGTGCGCGAGGCGAACGTGTACTCCGAGATCGTGCCCCACACGGCATCCGTGCAGGACATGCTCGCGAAGGACCCGGCGGCGATCATCCTGTCCGGCGGGCCGTCGTCGGTGTACGCCGACGGCGCACCGTTCGTGGGCCCCGAGCTGTTCGAGGCCGGCGTGCCGGTGCTCGGCATCTGCTACGGCTTCCAGGCCATGGCGCAGGCGCTCGGCGGGACGGTCGCGCAGACCGGTCAGCGCGAGTACGGGGGCACGGCCGTCGAGATCACCACGACCGGCACCGTGCTCGAGGGCAGCCCCGACGCGCAGACCGTGTGGATGAGCCACGGCGATGCCGTGCACGCCGCGCCCGAGGGTTTCGAGGTGCTCGCGACGAGCGCCGGCAGCCCCGTCGCGGCCTTCGAGGACCGTGAGCGTCGCCTGTACGGCGTGCAGTGGCACCCCGAGGTCAAGCACTCGCCGCTCGGCCAGGCCGCGATCGAGAACTTCCTCTACCGCGGCGCGGGCCTGGCGCCCGACTGGAACCCGGGCAACGTCATCGCCGAGCAGGTCGAGCGGATCCGCGCCCAGGTGGGCGACGCGCGCGTCATCTGCGGCCTGTCCGGCGGCGTCGACTCGTCCGTCGCGGCCGCGCTCGTGCAACGCGCCGTGGGGGACCAGCTCACGTGCGTGTTCGTCGACCACGGCCTGCTGCGCGCGGGCGAGGCCGAGCAGGTCGAGCAGGACTTCGTCGCCGCGACGGGCGTGCAGCTCAAGGTCGTCGACGCGCGCGAGCGCTTCCTCACCGCGCTCGCGGGCGTCACGGACCCGGAGACCAAGCGCAAGATCATCGGCCGCGAGTTCATCCGCGTCTTCGAGGACGCGGCGCGCCAGGTCGTCGAGGACGCCGGTGCGCACGGCGAGGCCGTGGAGTTCCTCGTCCAGGGCACGCTGTACCCCGACGTCGTCGAGTCCGGCGGCGGTGAGGGCGCGGCGAACATCAAGTCGCACCACAACGTGGGCGGCCTGCCGGACGACCTGCAGTTCGAGCTGGTCGAGCCGCTGCGCACGCTCTTCAAGGACGAGGTCCGGGCGGTCGGTCTCGAGCTCGGCGTGCCCGAGGTCATCGTCTGGCGCCAGCCGTTCCCGGGGCCCGGCCTGGGCATCCGCATCGTCGGCGAGGTGACCGCCGAGCGGCTGGACACGCTGCGCGCGGCCGACGCGATCGCGCGCGAGGAGCTGACGCGCGCCGGGCTCGACCGGGAGATCTGGCAGTGCCCCGTGGTGCTGCTCGGCGACGTGCGGTCGGTCGGCGTGCAGGGTGACGGGCGCACGTACGGGCACCCGATCGTGCTGCGCCCCGTGTCGTCCGAGGACGCCATGACGGCCGACTGGACGCGTCTGCCGTACGACGTGCTCGCGACCATCTCCACGCGCATCACCAACGAGGTCCCCGAGGTCAACCGCGTCGTGCTCGACGTGACGAGCAAGCCGCCGGGCACGATCGAGTGGGAGTGA
- a CDS encoding ATP-binding protein, giving the protein MTTAPYGTPARAAAPRARLPLRRPEQGRWFAGVATGLAAHLELPVALVRVGFALLVPVAGIGAALYVFWWLAVPVGDPAAAAVGARPSALQRLARRQTLENDGRRVPWAEIALGVLLVVTAGVLVASRAGARFDAGWALPVLVVLVGVALAWSQLDALQHGRRDGRRISVLRLIGGGLLAAAGVLLLAGQAVGRAVEPALLVQSAVAALAVLLGVGLVMAPWWVRLARELGDERAARAREAERADIAAHLHDSVLQTLALIRARADEPAEVARMARAQERELREWLYDDRNEPGTSLAAALRAVVAEVEDSRSGPGGEPVAVDVVVVGDRVPEPDTLALLQATREALVNAVVHGRPPVSLYLEVGPSSVEVFVRDRGAGFDLEDVGPDRFGVRESIMGRVRRRGGTARVTSSPERGTEVHLCMPVGGGGSGQGVDEDEERDA; this is encoded by the coding sequence GTGACCACAGCCCCGTACGGCACACCGGCGCGCGCCGCCGCGCCGCGCGCCCGGCTGCCGCTGCGCCGCCCGGAGCAGGGCCGCTGGTTCGCGGGCGTGGCCACCGGGCTCGCCGCGCACCTCGAGCTGCCGGTCGCGCTCGTGCGCGTCGGGTTCGCGCTGCTGGTCCCCGTGGCCGGGATCGGTGCCGCGCTGTACGTGTTCTGGTGGCTCGCCGTGCCTGTCGGCGACCCCGCCGCAGCTGCCGTCGGTGCCCGGCCCAGCGCGCTGCAGCGCCTCGCCCGCCGCCAGACGCTCGAGAACGACGGGCGCCGCGTGCCGTGGGCGGAGATCGCCCTGGGGGTCCTGCTCGTCGTGACCGCGGGCGTGCTCGTCGCGTCGCGCGCCGGGGCGCGGTTCGACGCGGGGTGGGCGCTGCCCGTGCTCGTCGTGCTGGTGGGCGTGGCGCTGGCGTGGAGCCAGCTCGACGCGCTCCAGCACGGCCGGCGGGACGGGCGACGCATCAGCGTGCTGCGGCTCATCGGCGGCGGCCTGCTCGCCGCGGCCGGCGTGCTCCTGCTCGCGGGGCAGGCCGTGGGGCGCGCGGTGGAGCCCGCGCTGCTCGTGCAGTCCGCGGTGGCGGCGCTCGCGGTGCTGCTGGGCGTCGGGCTCGTCATGGCGCCGTGGTGGGTGCGGCTCGCGCGGGAGCTCGGCGACGAGCGCGCGGCACGCGCGCGCGAGGCGGAGCGTGCCGACATCGCGGCGCACCTGCACGACTCGGTGCTGCAGACCCTCGCGCTCATCCGCGCGCGCGCCGACGAGCCGGCGGAGGTCGCGCGCATGGCGCGTGCGCAGGAGCGCGAGCTGCGCGAGTGGCTCTACGACGACCGGAACGAGCCCGGCACGTCGCTGGCCGCGGCGCTGCGGGCCGTCGTCGCCGAGGTGGAGGACTCCCGCTCCGGCCCGGGCGGCGAGCCCGTCGCCGTCGACGTCGTCGTCGTGGGGGACCGGGTGCCCGAGCCGGACACGCTCGCGCTGCTGCAGGCCACGCGCGAGGCGCTGGTCAACGCGGTCGTGCACGGGCGCCCGCCGGTGTCGCTGTACCTGGAGGTCGGGCCGTCGTCCGTCGAGGTGTTCGTGCGCGACCGCGGCGCGGGCTTCGACCTGGAGGACGTCGGGCCCGACCGCTTCGGGGTGCGGGAGTCGATCATGGGACGCGTGCGGCGCCGCGGCGGCACCGCACGTGTGACGAGCAGCCCCGAGCGGGGCACCGAGGTGCACCTGTGCATGCCCGTCGGTGGCGGCGGGTCCGGGCAGGGTGTGGACGAGGACGAGGAGCGCGACGCGTGA